A single genomic interval of Streptomyces sp. NBC_00663 harbors:
- a CDS encoding transglycosylase domain-containing protein, whose translation MSEHRRKPPQPQGGGRAAARRGQSGSSSGRRAAPRGATGSPSDAYGSGSHESGAEERPYGGRADARRAAQRNGGSRRRAPEPTGRGARRGSTGPGRGRATASTKNRFIDYPRAGKYGWQRWVPSWRLVSGLSLAFFGSLVAIAGIGYAMVGIPDENAAAKSENNVYYWADGSQMVATGSGANRQNVDIAKIPKAMQWAVISAENKSFYSDSGVDPMGIARALANMARGGDTQGGSTITQQYVKNTYLSQEQTVSRKFKEMFISIKVGTKLTKDDILQGYLNTSYYGRGAYGIQAAAQTYYGEDAEDLSVSQCAFLAALLKGPTYYDPIDNTSIDPSATKEKNLKRSQERWSWILEQMHDDKRITDTEYATAVKKYPMPQGLKATKGMTGQISYLVDTAKKYVLSHSKISRADFDKGGYQIYTTFEKSKVNALSTAVKKIEKENIDPDKREKDKHVQFGAASVRPNDGAIVAIYGGAGYENDHFNNNADTSGVPVGSTWKPFVLAAAMEYGTYKDPDVGVSPLSKYNGNDHLKVRKPDGSYYLRKDNSTFYQENESDYPWGYISLRKAMEQSINTPFVQLGVDVGLDNVASVAEKSGILKSTFADINPSFALGTSTPSAIRMADAYATFAASGKHADPYSVTEVKHNGQPEQGFDKPKVTLAMPENVANNVTDTLENVIKNGTGKNALALGRTAAGKTGTTDSNKSAWFVGYTQQLSTSVAMFREDPKKGKLLSMNGTAGVESIHGGDIPTSIWTEYMKAALKNDSDTGFPDAEKIGEIQDEVGAPSPTPSVTATPSETASPTPSPTPTPTLTSPSPSPSESCKFSWQCSETGGTDTGGTDGGVTSTPTATETDTTRGNGNGGIFGGSSG comes from the coding sequence ATGAGCGAGCACCGTCGCAAACCGCCGCAGCCGCAGGGAGGCGGACGTGCCGCGGCCCGACGCGGCCAGTCCGGCTCGTCCTCCGGCCGCCGTGCGGCACCGCGTGGCGCCACCGGATCTCCTTCCGACGCGTACGGGTCGGGTTCACACGAGTCGGGAGCAGAGGAGCGGCCGTACGGCGGCCGCGCCGACGCCCGCCGCGCGGCACAGAGAAACGGGGGCAGCCGGCGCAGAGCGCCCGAACCCACGGGCCGCGGCGCACGCCGCGGCTCCACCGGCCCTGGACGCGGCCGAGCCACCGCCTCCACCAAGAACCGGTTCATCGACTACCCGCGCGCCGGCAAGTACGGCTGGCAGCGCTGGGTGCCCTCCTGGAGACTCGTCTCCGGGCTCAGCCTCGCCTTCTTCGGCAGCCTGGTCGCCATCGCGGGCATCGGCTACGCCATGGTCGGCATCCCCGACGAGAACGCCGCGGCCAAGTCCGAGAACAACGTCTACTACTGGGCCGACGGCAGCCAGATGGTCGCCACCGGCAGCGGCGCGAACCGGCAGAACGTCGACATCGCGAAGATCCCCAAGGCCATGCAGTGGGCCGTGATCTCCGCGGAGAACAAGAGCTTCTACAGCGACTCCGGCGTCGACCCCATGGGCATCGCCCGGGCGCTCGCCAACATGGCGCGCGGCGGTGACACCCAGGGTGGTTCGACCATCACCCAGCAGTATGTGAAGAACACCTACCTGAGCCAGGAACAGACCGTCTCCCGCAAGTTCAAGGAGATGTTCATCTCCATAAAGGTGGGGACGAAGCTCACGAAGGACGACATCCTTCAGGGCTACCTGAACACCTCGTACTACGGTCGCGGTGCCTACGGCATCCAGGCCGCCGCGCAGACCTACTACGGCGAGGACGCCGAGGACCTCTCGGTGTCCCAGTGCGCCTTCCTGGCCGCGCTGCTCAAAGGCCCGACGTACTACGACCCGATCGACAACACGAGCATCGACCCGTCGGCCACCAAGGAGAAGAACCTCAAGCGTTCACAGGAACGCTGGAGCTGGATCCTTGAGCAGATGCACGACGACAAGCGCATCACGGACACCGAGTACGCGACGGCCGTGAAGAAGTACCCCATGCCCCAGGGCCTCAAGGCGACCAAGGGCATGACCGGCCAGATCAGCTACCTCGTCGACACGGCCAAGAAATACGTGCTGTCCCACTCGAAGATCTCGCGGGCCGACTTCGACAAGGGTGGGTACCAGATCTACACGACGTTCGAGAAGAGCAAGGTCAACGCGCTCTCGACGGCCGTCAAGAAGATCGAGAAGGAGAACATCGACCCGGACAAGCGCGAGAAGGACAAGCACGTCCAGTTCGGTGCGGCGTCGGTGCGGCCCAACGACGGTGCGATCGTCGCGATCTACGGTGGCGCGGGCTACGAGAACGACCACTTCAACAACAACGCGGACACCTCGGGTGTGCCCGTCGGTTCGACGTGGAAGCCGTTCGTCCTCGCGGCGGCCATGGAGTACGGGACGTACAAGGACCCGGATGTCGGTGTCTCGCCGCTGAGCAAGTACAACGGCAACGACCATCTGAAGGTCCGGAAGCCGGACGGCTCCTACTACCTGCGCAAGGACAACTCGACCTTCTATCAGGAGAACGAGAGCGACTATCCCTGGGGCTACATCAGTCTGCGCAAGGCGATGGAGCAGTCCATCAACACGCCGTTCGTGCAGCTCGGTGTGGATGTGGGGCTGGACAACGTCGCGAGTGTGGCGGAGAAGTCCGGCATTCTGAAGAGCACGTTCGCCGACATCAACCCGTCCTTCGCCCTCGGTACGTCCACCCCCAGCGCCATCCGCATGGCTGACGCCTACGCCACCTTCGCCGCGTCCGGCAAGCACGCGGACCCGTACTCGGTGACCGAGGTCAAGCACAACGGACAGCCGGAGCAGGGCTTCGACAAGCCGAAGGTCACCCTGGCGATGCCCGAGAACGTGGCGAACAACGTCACGGACACCCTCGAGAACGTGATCAAGAACGGTACGGGTAAGAACGCGCTGGCCCTGGGCCGTACGGCGGCCGGCAAGACCGGTACCACCGACAGCAACAAGTCGGCCTGGTTCGTCGGTTACACCCAGCAGCTCTCCACGTCGGTCGCGATGTTCCGAGAGGACCCGAAGAAGGGCAAGCTGCTGTCCATGAACGGCACGGCGGGTGTGGAGTCCATCCACGGTGGTGACATCCCGACGTCGATCTGGACCGAGTACATGAAGGCCGCTCTCAAGAACGACAGCGACACCGGCTTCCCGGACGCCGAGAAGATCGGTGAGATCCAGGACGAGGTGGGCGCACCGTCTCCGACGCCGTCCGTGACCGCGACGCCGAGCGAGACGGCCAGCCCGACGCCGAGCCCCACGCCCACGCCGACCCTGACCTCCCCCTCGCCCTCGCCGAGCGAGTCCTGCAAGTTCAGCTGGCAGTGCTCGGAGACGGGCGGTACGGACACCGGCGGCACGGACGGAGGCGTGACCTCCACACCGACAGCCACGGAGACAGACACCACCAGAGGCAACGGCAATGGAGGCATCTTCGGAGGATCGTCCGGTTAG